In the genome of Leptolyngbya iicbica LK, one region contains:
- the psbA gene encoding photosystem II q(b) protein, translating into MTTTLQQRQSASLWEQFCQWVTSTENRLYVGWFGVLMIPTLLAATTCFVIAFIAAPPVDIDGIREPVAGSLMYGNNIISGAVVPSSNAIGLHFYPIWEAASLDEWLYNGGPYQFVIFHFLIGVFCYMGREWELSYRLGMRPWICVAYSAPVAAATAVFLIYPLGQGSFSDGMPLGISGTFNFMLVFQAEHNILMHPFHMLGVAAVFGGSLFSAMHGSLVTSSLVRETTETESQNYGYKFGQEEETYNIVAAHGYFGRLIFQYASFNNSRSLHFFLGAWPVIGIWFTALGISTMAFNLNGFNFNQSVLDSQGRVIGTWADVINRANLGMEVMHERNAHNFPLDLAAAEAPEIIG; encoded by the coding sequence ATGACAACTACCTTACAGCAGCGCCAAAGCGCTAGCTTGTGGGAACAGTTCTGTCAGTGGGTGACCAGCACCGAAAACCGCCTGTATGTGGGTTGGTTCGGCGTGTTGATGATCCCCACTCTCTTGGCTGCAACCACTTGCTTCGTCATCGCCTTTATCGCCGCACCTCCCGTTGACATCGACGGCATCCGTGAGCCCGTCGCTGGCTCCTTGATGTACGGCAACAACATCATCTCCGGTGCAGTGGTACCTTCCTCCAACGCCATCGGTCTGCACTTCTACCCCATCTGGGAAGCCGCTTCCCTCGATGAGTGGTTGTACAACGGTGGTCCTTACCAGTTCGTCATCTTCCACTTCCTCATCGGCGTCTTCTGCTACATGGGTCGTGAATGGGAACTGTCCTACCGCTTAGGTATGCGTCCTTGGATCTGTGTTGCTTACTCTGCTCCCGTTGCAGCTGCAACCGCAGTGTTCTTGATCTACCCCTTGGGTCAGGGTTCCTTCTCTGACGGGATGCCTTTGGGTATCTCCGGTACCTTCAACTTCATGTTGGTTTTCCAAGCTGAGCACAACATCTTGATGCACCCCTTCCACATGTTGGGTGTGGCAGCAGTGTTCGGTGGCAGCTTGTTCTCCGCCATGCACGGTTCCTTGGTGACCTCTTCCTTGGTGCGTGAGACCACCGAGACCGAGTCTCAGAACTATGGCTACAAGTTTGGTCAGGAAGAAGAGACCTACAACATCGTGGCGGCTCACGGCTACTTCGGTCGTTTGATCTTCCAATACGCGAGCTTCAACAACTCTCGTTCCTTGCACTTCTTCTTGGGTGCATGGCCGGTGATTGGCATCTGGTTCACCGCTTTGGGCATTAGCACCATGGCGTTCAACTTGAACGGTTTCAACTTCAACCAGTCCGTCCTCGACTCTCAGGGTCGGGTGATTGGCACTTGGGCGGATGTGATCAACCGCGCCAACTTGGGTATGGAAGTCATGCACGAGCGTAATGCTCACAACTTCCCCCTCGACTTGGCGGCGGCTGAGGCTCCCGAAATCATCGGTTAG